A genome region from Solanum pennellii chromosome 12, SPENNV200 includes the following:
- the LOC107007226 gene encoding CBL-interacting serine/threonine-protein kinase 6, with protein MGPEEKCAVLYGKYELGRVLGQGSFAKVYHARNVVTGENIAMKVVGKEKVIKVGMMEQIKREISVMKMVKHPNIVELHEVMASKTKIYFAMEYVKGGELFEKVAKGKLREDNARGYFQQLISAIDFCHSRGVYHRDLKPENLLLDEEGNLKVTDFGLSAFTDHLRQDGLLHTTCGTPAYVAPEVLGNHGYDGATSDIWSCGVILYVLLAGFLPFQDDNIMAMYKKIHKGDFKCPPWMSSDAKKLIVKMLDPNPRTRITASKIMESNWFKKTVPRTLRSKEEEEFSHVGDEDCVGKAKKIESLNAFHIISLSEGFDLSPLFEEKKKKEKEQLRFATTKPASSVISKLEEVAKTSKFSLKRSDSSVRLQGQESGRKGKLGISADIFAVTPSFLVVEVKKACGDTLEYNQFCSKELRPALKDIVWKSAPENPTIA; from the coding sequence ATGGGGCCAGAAGAAAAATGTGCTGTTTTGTATGGTAAATATGAGCTCGGACGAGTTTTGGGTCAAGGTTCTTTCGCTAAAGTATACCATGCTCGTAACGTGGTAACAGGGGAGAATATAGCAATGAAAGTTGTTGGAAAAGAGAAGGTGATAAAAGTAGGAATGATGGAGCAAATCAAACGAGAAATCTCCGTCATGAAAATGGTGAAACATCCCAACATAGTCGAGCTTCACGAAGTTATGGCAAGCAAAACGAAGATTTACTTCGCCATGGAGTACGTTAAAGGCGGTGAATTGTTCGAAAAAGTAGCTAAAGGTAAGCTTAGAGAAGACAATGCTCGAGGGTATTTCCAGCAGTTGATTTCTGCAATTGATTTTTGTCATAGCCGTGGTGTTTATCACAGAGATTTAAAGCCTGAGAATTTGCTGTTAGATGAAGAAGGCAATCTTAAGGTAACCGATTTCGGACTTAGTGCTTTTACTGATCATTTAAGGCAAGATGGTTTATTGCATACAACTTGTGGTACTCCAGCTTATGTTGCCCCTGAAGTACTTGGTAATCATGGATATGATGGTGCAACATCAGATATTTGGTCATGTGGAGTGATTCTTTATGTGCTTTTAGCTGGTTTTTTACCATTTCAAGATGATAATATCATGGCTATGtataagaaaattcacaagGGTGATTTCAAGTGTCCACCTTGGATGTCATCTGATGCAAAGAAGTTGATTGTGAAGATGTTGGATCCGAATCCGAGAACTCGAATTACTGCTTCAAAGATTATGGAGTCTAATTGGTTCAAGAAGACTGTGCCAAGGACTTTGAGGAGTAAGGAGGAGGAAGAGTTTTCTCATGTGGGAGATGAAGATTGTGTAGGGAAGGCGAAAAAGATTGAGTCTTTGAATGCTTTTCATATCATTTCATTGTCGGAGGGGTTTGATTTGTCTCCTTTGTTtgaggaaaagaagaagaaggagaaggaacAGTTGAGATTTGCAACAACAAAGCCAGCTAGTAGTGTGATTTCGAAGCTTGAGGAAGTAGCTAAAACGTCGAAATTCAGCTTGAAGAGGAGTGATTCTAGTGTTAGATTGCAGGGGCAAGAGAGTGGGAGGAAAGGGAAGTTGGGAATATCTGCTGATATATTTGCTGTGACACCTTCATTTCTGGTTGTGGAGGTGAAGAAAGCTTGTGGTGATACATTGGAATATAATCAATTCTGCAGCAAAGAGCTTAGGCCAGCACTCAAGGACATTGTTTGGAAATCCGCACCTGAGAATCCAACAATTGCTTGA
- the LOC107005679 gene encoding uncharacterized protein LOC107005679 isoform X2, whose translation MALETYASQNTEKIHTDVLSQARISCYKARDAFYSCLEKESNKKPTEIATVGLLYPVECKKTREEYVKQCRPTWVKHFDRQYCGKKRVQRLLDDNDSRRGV comes from the exons ATGGCGTTGGAAACATACGCATCGCAAAATACTGAGAAAATCCATACAGATGTTCTTTCACAAGCTCGAATATCTTGTTACAAG GCAAGAGATGCATTTTATTCATGTCTGGAGAAAGAATCAAACAAGAAGCCTACAGAAATCGCGACAGTTGGACTTTTATACCCTGTTGAATGCAAGAAAACCAGGGAGGAATATGTGAAACAATGTAGACCTACTTGG GTTAAGCATTTTGATAGGCAGTATTGTGGTAAGAAGAGGGTTCAGAGACTTTTGGATGATAATGACTCGAGGAGAG GGGTTTAA
- the LOC107005679 gene encoding uncharacterized protein LOC107005679 isoform X1 → MALETYASQNTEKIHTDVLSQARISCYKARDAFYSCLEKESNKKPTEIATVGLLYPVECKKTREEYVKQCRPTWVKHFDRQYCGKKRVQRLLDDNDSRRGALLLPELYIFVPFCSC, encoded by the exons ATGGCGTTGGAAACATACGCATCGCAAAATACTGAGAAAATCCATACAGATGTTCTTTCACAAGCTCGAATATCTTGTTACAAG GCAAGAGATGCATTTTATTCATGTCTGGAGAAAGAATCAAACAAGAAGCCTACAGAAATCGCGACAGTTGGACTTTTATACCCTGTTGAATGCAAGAAAACCAGGGAGGAATATGTGAAACAATGTAGACCTACTTGG GTTAAGCATTTTGATAGGCAGTATTGTGGTAAGAAGAGGGTTCAGAGACTTTTGGATGATAATGACTCGAGGAGAGGTGCGTTGTTACTTCCTGAACTTTATATTTTCGTACCCTTTTGTTCATGTTGA